One Capsicum annuum cultivar UCD-10X-F1 chromosome 2, UCD10Xv1.1, whole genome shotgun sequence genomic window carries:
- the LOC107860932 gene encoding paired amphipathic helix protein Sin3-like 5, giving the protein MYRKKRKAINEVYHEVAVLFNDHPDLLDEFSRFLPRTSRTTEDRDRRTHNEDYKEPDNENKEDLSKQHQTDKMKYLPEVEDVLKCEFMVSIVWICI; this is encoded by the exons ATGTATAGGAAGAAGCGCAAGGCAATCAATGAGGTGTACCATGag GTTGCTGTACTTTTCAATGACCATCCAGATTTGCTTGATGAGTTCTCTAGATTCTtgccaagaacttcaagaaccactGAAGATAGAGACAGAAGAACTCATAATGAGGATTATAAAGAACCTGATAATGAGAATAAAGAAGACCTAAGCAAGCAGCATCAGActgataaaatgaaatatctcCCGGAGGTTGAAGATGTCCTGAAATGTGAGTTCATGGTTAGCATTGTCTGGATCTGTATCTGA